The Brachypodium distachyon strain Bd21 chromosome 4, Brachypodium_distachyon_v3.0, whole genome shotgun sequence nucleotide sequence TCCACAGCCAAGAAGCTGTTGGAGCAGCTCCTAGGAGCCCAAACAAACGCACCCTAGGAGTCAGCAAGACACGAATTTATTGGGAATCGGTGAAATCCTGAGAGGGGGCAAGAATTCTAGGTAGGAGTAGACACGAATTCATCATCCGTTCGAGGTGAATTTTCCATCTTTCAGGATGTTCTCGTTACGTGGATACAAGGTCGACATTTGTATACACAATGTGGAACTTTATTACATCAAATGTGCAGCTAATGAAATCTTGAATTGGTTTTCCGTTACGTGGATGGTACCTGTGAATTTTCTTTGGTGATATACTCTCTTTTGTAGGACAGTGTTGTATTGTACTGCTTTTGATGCAAAGCTCTTGGGGGCTTCTCTTACTGTGTGAACCACAAggatttcaattttttttctgcttttgaTGCGATCGAAATTTTGTATAGCATGCAAAATCTAGCAGCAATCATTAACAAAGTTCGGTATAGCACGAACACATACAAAAAGAAGGCCTTTTCagaaggaattttttttccaaaaaagtCAATGcgtcaaaaaaacaaatttgcaGCCTCCTTGGTACGCTGACTGCTCTCTTCACCGACCATGCGCCTGCTGCTCCGCTCGACGCTCGATCCGCCAGCCGGGCTCCTCTGCCGAATCGGCGCGTGCCTCTCCCCTCCTCCGTTTTCCCCATCAGCAGGCAGCAGCGCCCCTCCCTCCTGCGTCTCCCCCGCGGCAACACCCCCCTCATGTCGTCCATTTTTGTGGAGACCATGTTTTCGTTTCGAATATATCAGAATTTCATtgtcaaatatattttttgatgGTAAAAGACATGTGCTTTGTTCGATTCATAtaaatagaaaaaacaaataccaagagaaaaatttACATCGCAACGCGAAGAGGTGAAAAGCCTCCAAGGACATGTTTAGAACAATGTTTGACCTGACATTTCATGGTACAACAATCAGAACTTCACCAAACTTATGCTTCCGAGGCTTCCATGTCGATAATATTTTAAGTAAAATACACCGCTAGTTCATAAACTCGAAGGAAATGAACACTTTAATCCACTAACTCAGAAAAGGCAAACATAAGTCTTCGAGCTCGTGTCAGTGATACACATTAGTTCAAGAACGGTTCGCCAAGGCTAAAAGTGGACAATTGGGATGAATCTAGTTACAAGCCGCGGTCCGGGATCATGCCACATGTCCGTTTTTAGCCTTCCTAATCCGTTTTTGAACTAATTTGTGTCACTGACTCGAGTTTACGGACTTATGTGTGCATtttgagttcgtggactaaaatGTTCATTCCTTCCAAATTTATAGACTAGTGATgtaatttatttcaaattcttcCAAAAGGGACACCGTCAAATATGAAAAGGCATGCTTGAACAACCCACACATTGAACTTTTTTTGCATGATTCTCTCGATgcatcagaattcagaactgATACTAGGTCGGCACATATAATAATTCTCTTACCATCTGAGTTCACGTTTTGTATTCACGGTCTTGGAGTGACTACCAAAAGAAGTTACACGAAAGGGGGGGCTTTTTGTGTGCGCTTGTGCAAAACGAATGGACACTGAAACTTGGATGAAATCTCACACTTTTAGAGTGACAAACATGTCTATTTATATGTGTTCCTGTAACTTGGTTTCAAATAAGGCTGCATGAAAAATTGAGACTGATATTTCTCGTATGCAAGTGTATTTGCGAATCCTGCATTTCCCCTTTCTCTATTTGATCTGCTTTAAAGCTTTAGGATATTAGAGGAAAACAAGTAAGCCCAAAAACAAAGGATTTCATGGATTGCCTTAGTGGCCTGGCCATAGCACTAGACACTAACGAACCGATGATGGTGGCCATATGGCCATATGGTTAACAAGTAGTATCTGGAACTCTTCCAGACCTTTTGTTATATGGTACTTTTTGCTAATCAGAATTACCATAATCCATTCCACGAATGTGGTCGGTTTTGCAAATGAGGTTAACCATGATTGACTTTACCACCTACGAATTCAACATATTTCACTTCCTTGGCAAAAGGAAGGCACCTCGCGAAGAAAACTTTCCGTGTTTGATGTATTTCTTGTTTTGCTTTAAGAGTTCATGTGGTGAATAGGGATCAAGGGTGTGTTTTCACTTTTGTTTCTGCGTCATGTCACGAAATCCATGATAAAATCACCATTAAGTTATTTTATTATTGAGCAGCAAAGAGGATATTCTCCAAGAGAAGCAAAACAAATGCGGAGTACTTAAATAGTAAAACTGAACTAGTAAAAGAAGATATCTAATGACCGAACTGTGCGCAACttcttcatgaaaaaaaaacatagtatCTTCTTTGGACAAGGCACACACAAATCATCACGTTAACACCGACCAAGGGTGTCATCTTCATGGAACATGAATGTCGATCACAACCCAAACAATACTCTGGCATGGTACTGTAATTACATACTTCAATGCATAATCATCAGGCCCAGTCATGAGATTTGGGGGATCAAGTTGGAAATTAAAACTCGGGGCCCTTAATATGTACTTCAAATGTACGtataaaatatatattgtCATAAACACTTAAATGATATGCATCAAATTGGTCAAATGGGCATACATCGTCGGGAGAGCAAAACAGCTTGTCGTACTGGCTAGCATCTCGTGATCAGGGTTCCGGGAAATTGAAACCAGCGAGACGATTTACTGATGCTCGGACAATACCAAAcaaagtcttttttttttagtggaAATACCAACAAAGTCATACACTACCACATGGCAAATGTggttagcaattaaaaatgcaataaaaaaaaacaaagtcaTACCCTGCTGCATGCGGCCGATAAAACAAACAGTGGGCCTCCATTTCTCTATCCCCAAAGGCCCAAAACCTGGCCGGCCCTTAAAACCCTCCCCAGACATCTATCTCTGCGGCGTCTTCTCCTCCTGCGTCGACCTCTTTCCCCTCCGCACCcttgcagcggcggcggcggcagcggcagaggAGCCTTCCCGTGCACTCGCCGGACGCATCCAGTaactccctctccctctccctcttcctcgtctccctcctACTTGCGCGCTTGGGAGCGTGCTTCCATGCGCATGTGTGCTTGCGTGGTCCTCCCACCGCAAACCCTAGGTCTGCGGCGTGCGCGTAGATCCGCGCGAGAGTCAGGAATATTTGCTTCCCGCTTCGTTGTTCCCTGTCTAGCCTCGTTGTTGTGCGGATCTTGAGCTTCTTCGGACCTGAAATGGTGGTCTGAATCTGGTGCGCCACGGTGCCTTGGCTCTTTAGCAGCTAGCTTTTGGCGTGGGAATTGCTCTCTTCGACATGCTGCTCTTGTGACTGTAGACACGCCCCCTTGATGTCAACCGGTGAATCGTTCACGCCAGCGGCATGCATatattttgcatatttttttaaGTCATTTGATAGATTCGAATGTAGAGTGGTAAGATGCACGCCGATAGTTTGGTGTCTTGGCAAGCTGCATCTTCCTAGGATTAGTAATTAACGGTTTCATGCCACCTTGTGAACTTTTGGTGAGATGTTTGTAGCTACCAGATTAATCTGATGAGCCATGAAGAACCATTCTTGCGAGGtgcatcctttgttggattgTGCAAATTTTTACTGATGTAAAATTATTTTGCTAGGCTTTTTGTGTAGATACATAGGCCCGATTGTGCCAAAAGGTTGCCTGCAATGTGCATGCCTTAAAAGTTTGTTAGGTTCATTTAAAATAGCATTGTTTACAGGTTTTGTTGTCCAAAATTTTGGTATCTGCTATATACAATTCTATTATGATGTTATGTACTGATACGTCTAATagtttttcttgtcttgttaCATCTGTCTTCTTGTTGTTAACATTTCCTGTATTCATGTGAAATTATTGATTACAGAAAACACAATGAGGAGGTACAGCCCCCCACACCGTAGCCCCCCAAGGAGGGGATATGGCGGCAGCCCTGCACATCGTAGTCCCCCAAGGAGGGGATATGGCGGCAGCCCCCCACATCGTAGTCCCCCAAGGAGGGGATATGGTGGTAGAGGAAGAAgtcctccaaggaggggatatggaggaaggaaggagcaaGGTTCTGGAAGTCTCTTGGTCCGCAACATCCCATTAAGCGCCAGGTGCGTAAACTGTGACATGGAACCACTTTTCTCTTACAAAGTATAATGGAACATATCTCTTTCATGGAAGAAGCAACACTTAATTTCACAAGTTATGACTTATTTAATGTTCTCTTCACTCTGGCAGAGCGGAGGATCTTCGAGTTCCCTTTGAAAGGTTTGGTCCTGTTAGGGATGTTTACCTGCCAAAGGATTACTACAGCGGGTAAGTTTACAAAGTCGAATTGGTTAGCAGTGGCCAATTTTTTCGGCTTTTTTTAACTACTAACAATGGGAGATGCAAACAGTTAGAACACTTGTCTGCATTGTTGCTGCATAAGCCTGGAATTTTTTTCTGAAGTTATTGATCACACCATATGTATGATAGCCTTTGTTTCATTAAGGGATTTTGCAAGCTTCTTCCAGCTTAGGCGTGATGTTGATATCTACAACCGCCTTTTGTGTGTTTAAATTCCATGAAAATGCTCCAATCCTTTTTAGTCTGCTGATGTACATCACTGGTTTATGCCTGTCACTAAAATATTTGATGTACTAATTTCCTGCTCATTCATACTTGCACTGTGTGATTTTTTCCTGAAATGATTCCCAGGGTTGTATTGGTTTGAAGTAAATACAAGCCCTTGATTTCTTGAAGAATGCTTTTTTATTATTCCTACAATTCATTTGCTTGGCAAGATAAGAGTCTTGTCTGAATCAAGAAGTTCTTCTATGAAGACAAAGATTCGGTTGATTGAGAAAATTAATTTCACGGGGAGAAGATAAGAGACTTTTGTACTTTGTGGTCCATGAGAAGATAAAATGAAGCGAAGTTCATTTCAAGCACTTTCATGACTTTTCACACATTGGGGGGACTGAAGCTAATTTACGAAGATACTCTTTACGAGGATCGCTTACGTAGTCGTGACACAAGATACTTGGATACTAGAGCCTGGACACGTAGCTGGTTTTTGCAGCACTTGCATCCCTTTTGATGGAAATGTTAGTAAGTTGTTGACTGTGCTTTGCCAAACACAGAATTTTTTAACTGCGATGGTAACATAAcaggcacacacacacacacagttTATGAGACTTGGTACACTCAACACTCTTATTTGTTTGATGTTTCATCAATTTTCCTTACCCTGCTTTCTCTAATGAAATTGAGATGTACAGGGAGCCGCGAGGATTTGCATTTGTGGAGTTTGTTGACCCTTATGACGCCTCTGAAGCCCAATATCACATGAATCGTCAGGTATTTTTTGGCCGTGAGATAACTGTTGTACTTGCAGCTGAGTCACGGAAAAGGCCAGAGGATATGCGCAGTAGAACTAGAATCAGGTATGCTATTCCCATTTTTGTATGAAGATTCAGTTTTATCTTCTTGTGTGCTCACTGAAATGATTTTGTTGCTTTGCAGGGGGTATTCTGGAGGTCAGGAAGGGCGCCGTTCCTCCCATTATGGTAAAATCCTATGGCTCTCACAAGTGCAAATCTGGAATTCCAAAATCTTTGTTCTTGGTTTTTACGAGGACAAAAGTATTGAAAATTCCTTATGTGCCGTCAGTGTTTAGCTTTATCTCAATTTAGACTTTGTATGTCGACAGAATTTTAAGTACCGAATACGTATTTTTTCCACTGTCCAGTATGTTTAGTCTTGTCATGCAGTTTAAAATGCATGAGCTCTCATAACGTGCCAGGGTGTGGTCTGCTGCAAGCTTATAGATTTCTCTTGTTTTTTGTGCATAACTAGTGAATATGGCATGAGATTCTTGGTCTATTCGTACCGTACTAGTATGGTTGTTTAAGATGAACATTGTGTACCTTCCGTAGAGACTACAGCTATATAGAGGCTCAATCTTAATGAACTGACTGCTTATAATATGGATAAGGAACACATGTGTGCTTATCAATCCATCCACGGACATCTAGATCCACCACTGCTTATCTGCTGCTGATATCTGATCTTATGATTAGATAAGACCTCAATATGTACAAgttttcttttcatatttttgAAGGTGTGAAATCTCCAGTTGCTATGAAACTTTTTTTGGTGTGTAATCTGCAGTTCTCGTGAAACGTGTTTGGTATTTCAAAATGATTGCAGTACAACTGATATAGCCGCTCTTGTTTCATACAGGTAGGTCCCGTTCCCGTTCACGCTCCCTCTCCCCACGACCTCGGGGTGGCCGTCCTCGGTCAAGGTAGGCAATAATTTTCAGTACTTTTGCTTGGCATCTGACATTCCTAAATGCTATTCCCTTCACCTTTGATTCTTAAATCCTTCCACACATTGTTCTTTCCTTCTAAAAGGTCGTACTCTCCTGCTCCAAGACGGCGAGATGACTACTCAGCTTCCCCACGGGGAAGGGAGTCTCATCGTACAAAATCTCCTATCCGTCatccaaaagaaaatgaagaaggCAAGCGGAGATCCTATTCTCCTGCTGGCAGGGATGGTGACCAACGTGATGCTGATAATGATTATGAGAAGTAAGTTGTAGTGTTCCATTGAATGATACAGCATATTAAAATTTGTGTCATTAATCCTTGTCCATCAAAGCCATGATTTTGCCATTCAAAGTGTCATTTGATGAATTTGAATGCAGAAATTCTAGCTTTACCCTCGTCTTCTCGAACACAGTTGTTTTCACACACCAATTTGTTCTGTTATATACTGAAACACAGTCTACATGGACACGAAGTCTATTGGAAAGTCCAGAAAttaattgttgtttttcttcccTTCATTCTTCTAGCTAATCCATGACATTAGCTGCATACCACCCACTGTATATGTGCAGTAACTTGGGCCTTTCCATTACTTCTGGaatatgcatatacttgtcTAGTAAAATGCCTGTATATTCTTATGATGAAAAATCTTCTTACCATGATTTATTATGCTGACAGGAGGTCGCCCCCACCTGACAGTGATGGATCTCCTTCACGCAGGAGGGCACCCGCCAGGCCATCCTCAGGATCGCCCCCAGGATCCCGCTCCAGGTCCCCTGACGCGTCCCCTGCTCGCAGCGACTGACAGATGAGCACCACCCTCCGCTGCATCGCCATCTAGCTTGTTTATTTATCCGACTATATCGTCTTAGTAAAACCCTTTGGACCCTTTGGGTTGTGGTAATGTATTGCTTGTTAGCGAACACATATTTCTGTTCCGTGCCTGCTTGTTGCTGTCGAACCTCCAGACTTTTTTGCTATGTATTGGGCACCTTCCATTTCCCTCATCTTTATTTGTGTTCTGGAGTGACGACAGTTCAGGGATCCATTTTCCATTTACTTTGTTTGGAAAAGAAGCTGTGATGTGTGATCCACGTCTGAGACCCCATCTTTTGCTGCTGCATAGTAAAGGCATGCGAATTTTTAGTGAAGGTTGAAGAGATGGGTATTGGACCTGTGAATGAGCGAGCCCCTGCAGCTACGCGAGATCCTCCTTTAATCATGGGGGCCATTGCAGAGAGAGTGCAGGTGCTTCCATTGCTGCCATGAGTTGTCgagtcttctttttttcttgatgtAGCAAGTACAGTACTAAGTAGACCAGGCAAGGATCTTGATACAGCAGGTAGACCATGCAAGGTTGTTGAGTCTTCTTTCATCTTGCGGTAACAGTAATAAGTGGACGAGGCAAGGAGACGTGGTGTGGCAGAAAGTGCATGCACGCGATCGCTTCGGCGTGCGCCGTGCGGTGTGTTAAAAAAGGTTGATTGGCGAAGGTGAATTCGTGTGCCTGCCTTCCTTTTCGTGCTTCCGAGCTGAGTGCTTTCGGCCGCGCAACCATCCCGTACATCCATCATGGATTCATGGTGTAGCTCAACCACCCTTTTTCTCTACTGATATCAGTGAGATTACGCCGAAGAAGAGATAAAAGATGCATGGCAGGGGCCAGGCAGCACCGCGTGCGGGCTACATTGAAAGAGACGAGATGAGACGACGAGTCGAGTCGCGTCCCACCCAGAAGGCCAGAACAGAGGCCACCCTCTGCTGCAGCACCTGCGCTCCCGCCCCCCTGCTATGCTCTGCCGCGCCACCAGAGGCTCCGGGAGGAACTGAGACGGGCAACGGGCAATAGTCTCGAACTCAAAGTACCGAACGAGCACTTTGCCATTGCCCGTTGCCACCGCTGGTACGTTACGTTGCTGCTGGGCCGGGACCAgattgtgtgtgttcttttATGAAACCTTACTACTGTGTTGTCCAGCTTGTTCAAGATAGACGTAGATGTTCCTAGCTTGTACGAAATTTGTTAGAGGTTGTGTTTTACTACCAGTTAGCTAGTTCTAGAAGCTACGTCATAAGTAAGGATTTGTCAATATCCCGTCCTCCTCTATCCATGGTTTTGTTTGGTCTTATATTAAAATCAAGCATGCATGCCTTGATGCCTAATATTTGTTCTAGACTACCATTATCATGTGAAACAGCAATTGTGATATCGTAAGTTGCTAGGATCGAGGATGCTGACAAATTAAATTGATGATACTTCCATATTCGTTTGAGATTATGGTGCACAAGATGAAGTTTAAGTGGTTTATTGTTTGGCTCACATGTCATGCATAAGCTATTATATGGGGCGATTCCTTTATCTGTTTGTTAAAGTAAAACAGATATTGTTCACGCACCAAATACATGAAAAGCCACTTTTATTAATATGAATCATCTCACCCTCTTTTATTTCTTGTTTAATACTCCAAGCAGTTTGCATATTAGTGTTTTTGTTGAAAAGAGAATGATAATGTGCATAAATCACCGGACATAAGAGGCGCATATACAATCGGATGTCTGCAATAGAAACCTTTATTCAAGCACTATCCCATGACCACCTTTATTGGTCACATACACTGGTATGGTATGTGACATTTTATTACACACACCAACCGAAATTGACACACACCAAGGGAAATTGAGATACAATATCATATGCATCTCCATCAGTAGTTGTAGTAGTAGTAATAGCCATTCGCGACGGGGATGTCGCAGGCTTCGCCCTTGTTGCACATGGAAGGAAGGTTCTTCGCTGCCTGGAGCACCTTCTTCACCTGACTCTGCGGGACACCCCAGAAGCCACCAAGCTCGCCCTCGATCATCTTCCATACGGCCTTGCATCGGCACTCTGATGATGTCTTCTCTAGCTCTTGACAGCACTGGTTCTTGACCTCTTGGCAGCTGCCCTTCCCCCATTTATATGGCTTAGTGAACGGTATCTCCCCTGGCAGCGTGCACCGCTCCGTCACGTAGTCCTTGCAGGAGTCTAGCTTCATCTGCTCCTGATGGCATTGCTGCTCAGAACTAATGCCCTTATCACCGCGAACGTGCGGATCCTGCCCAGTACGGACGTCGGCGTACCGCGAAAAGGCGGTAGCGCTTGCTACCAAAGCTAAGAGTGCTAAGAGGAAGAAGGTGATCTTCATGTTGTTAATGCTTTTCGGTGACAGTGGTGATGATTGTTGATGGATTGATGAGATGaggctccccccccccccccccctctattTATAGAGGAGTACTGGCGCGATGTGCCATTGTGTGTTGCCCTGGCTAAGGCTTACAAATTTAGTTGGATATGCACCAACAAAAGTTACTTTGTGCGCTGTTTGTTGAGATAAGATGTTGTTTCGTGTACTTAATCTACCATTTTCTCAGGATAGACCCAAAGAAATGTTGTCCCAAAGCTTCAAACTTTATACTTTTTCCAAACTGAATTCTATTGTTCTACAAGTTATTCAAGGAGGATCCATACGAAATTGTTAGGCATTGTCTTTTCTAAGGTAAGCACTACCACACGATAAGCAATgaagatgtatctagatgcccTCCATGCCTTTTTTTGTCATGTATAATTACTATGCGGCACTTAAACGATGTTTCGTGCAGCGTGGTCTCGGCGAAGATAGACCATGAGTACATACTCGTGATGCGTGGCGCTTCCGCTtcatgcttttgattttgtatTTTAGCAACAAACTCAATTcagattttgtgaaatttgcTGAGATAAGATGGTGTTTCGTGTATTGAATCTACCCTTTCCCAGAAATAGACCATAAGTAATGTTTTGCCAAATCTTAATTAGACTTTATGCTTTTACCAAACTGAACTTGTAGTGTTGTGTAGGCTGTTCAAGGAGGATCAATGAGAATTTGTTAGATATTGTCTTTCCTATGGCAAGTTGTAGCACACTAGCACACGATAAGTAACTAATAATAACTTACATGACAAGTACATAATAATTTTCTTGCTCATACGCTTGCACATTCAGTTCAATATGTGCCGGTCAAAGTTACTTTCTTAGCCCATGGAAGTTGTGCATTTTTTTAGATAAGATGGTATTTACTGTACTGAACTGCCTTTTTCACATGATGAAACATGAATAATGTTGTGCCAAACCTTTCAGACTTTATGCTTTCGCCGAACTTAACTTGTGGTGTTGCATGTCCGGATTGTTGAAGTAGGACCCATACAAAAACACATTGTCTCTTCTAAGGCAAGTATAGTTGTCGCACACGATAAGTAATAAAGATGATGTTTCTAGATGCCATCCATGTTTTCTTTATCTTGCATTTAGAATTATTATGTGGCACCGAGGTAGGCGAGGTACCGTACCGTTGTGAAAAGTAAAATACATCCACGatcctaatattattgaatATAGGTGTTAAGTTAGTCCTAAAGTTAGGAAACTATGTATTAGGCGGCTTCCATTTTCCCCtatgtttgtgtgtgtttcgGATTGGGTTCCAATTTTCTaatgtttttgtttggaaaAGAAGTAGTGATGTGTGATCCACCTCTGAGACCCCATCTCTTTATCTCAGCTGCTGCATTCGGACCTGTGACTCTGGGGGTGTTTGGTTGGGCTGATGGCACCGGGATGCCATCCTGTCCCTGCAACTCGCTGTTTGGTTGGGGACTGCAtctcgaaggaggaagaccGGCAGCAGAGAAAAAATGGgagtggcggaggaggaatgGCGACGGGGTGAAGAAAAGGGAATGGTGGAGGAGAAGCGGGAGCAGTGGAGGAGGATCGGTGGCGAGTGAGGAGGAACGGCGCCTGAACTGCGGCAGAATCTCGCGGACGACGGAGGGACGCacggacggcggaggaggggcgaCGAAGCTGGTGAGAGACAGACGGCGAGACAGACGAGTGAGAGGCCTTGCAGCAGATAAAGGCGTGCAGGCGCGAGGCAGTTTTTTGCAGCGGCAATGCAGCGTGCGGGTGCAGAGCAAGGCCCGTGCAGGCAACCAAACCCGTCCAGTTTTGCAGCTCGGCTGCGGACCAGGGCCTATGCAGGAAGCCAATCAAACACGCCCTTGTGAATGAGCCCCTGCAGGCTGCATGCTACGCTGAGACCCCCCTTTAATCATGGTGGCCATTTGCAGAGCGCAGGATGCTTCCATTGTTGCCATGAAGTTGTTGAGCCTTCTTTTATCTTCAAATAGACAGGCTAGGCAAAGAGACGTACGATTGCTTCGGCTGGCGGCCTGTGATTAAAGGTTTAGTGGATGCAAATTCGTGCGCCTGTCTTTTCGTGTTTCCCAGCGAGTGCTTTGAGCTTTCGGCTGTCCGCCCAGTGAACAGAGAGAGCAACGATGGATCCATCCATCATGGTTTCAGTAACATTATGCTACTGATTTCAGTAAGATTATGctaaacaagaagaagaagcgaaGAGATTTATGCGGCACCTCGTGGCAACGGCAGGGGCGTGCACGCGGGCTGCGTGAAAAGAGACGAGACGAGACGAGTCACGTCCCACCCAAAAGAGAGACCAGCACCCTCTGCTGCAGCTCCCGCcccctgctctgctctgccgCGTGCCACCAGAGGAACTGAGATGGGCAACGGGACAAGGAGGCCAGCTCAGGCTCGCCCAGGCCCAGCCAGCAGCCAGTACAGTGCCCAGCCCAGGTACGTGCAGCAGAGCACTGTGCCTTTGCCCGTTGCCACCGCCGGTAACATTGCTGGGCCGGGACCAGCCTTCTTctgcatgcgtgcgtgcgtgcgtgctttctctccctctctcgttTTGTTTTTATGCTAAGAGTAAAATAGCTACTACTTCCGTCTCGTCTAAAGCATATCTCAacttgactaaatttaaatgcatttatATATCAAataatgtctagatacatgacaaatttgagacattttggTAGAGGGAGGAAATAGTTAGCttagggagggagggaggtcCCGGCGGATGGCGACGCGTACTTGTTGCTTTGCTCCTGTGGCTAGACAGATCAATGGATGGATGCATGGATGGTGGCCTGTCTTGCCCTGACTTTTCCTTGCTTGTCATGGTGGCTCCATCTGCCTTGGTCCCGACCTAAGCTCCCTCTAATTAATTTTTCAACTgaatagtgttttttttttgggttttgcTTTTTTTATGCTAGTCATAATGAGAGTAACAAAATTGGTAACATAAATGCCAACTAAATAAATTTGATGATGTGACATGTTATTAATGAGAAGAGAGAGGTttgtggtaactagatatgttaccacaACATCACACAAACCAAAACAAGATGAGTATACAacctaataaatgacacaatgcatgacaTCACATATATGGTATTACCCATTATGGAGGTAGTAACATAACCATGTTACTACTCTAAGTTACCAtgcactatgaccagccttagGCGACGACTGAATAACTATTTCGTAAGCAACCAAGAAATAGGcactctttttctttcttttttactgCCACGTACTTGCGTGCTCTCCGCTGCCCTGCTGTGCTCAGTGCTCACCTTCAACTTGTCAGCTACTTTTATACGTGCCTCTCTCGTTTTTCACGCACGTGAGTACCTGAGTGCGaaagcacgtacgtacgtacaacTGGTTGGTACGCCCGTGTCTCACGTAGCATACGTATGAATCATATGCATGCGCGTAACAGGCGCCATGTGTGGTGGACCACTGGTTCCCCGATCAAACGGCCAGAAAGCCGGCTGGGGAGGCGAGGGAAAACTTGACCCGCCAAAGCTTCGATCAGGACTATAAGTACTCCCTCGTAAACTGTTGTCAAACTATTACAAACTACTACATGTATCTGTGCGTTTTCTAacaataaatatatttatatttgaacaaatttgatttGAGTCAAGAGTTTAACATCATACGTATGTGCATCTatctagcttagctagctagctgcgtACAGCGGTGTCGTGTACTT carries:
- the LOC100826288 gene encoding serine/arginine-rich SC35-like splicing factor SCL30, translating into MRRYSPPHRSPPRRGYGGSPAHRSPPRRGYGGSPPHRSPPRRGYGGRGRSPPRRGYGGRKEQGSGSLLVRNIPLSARAEDLRVPFERFGPVRDVYLPKDYYSGEPRGFAFVEFVDPYDASEAQYHMNRQVFFGREITVVLAAESRKRPEDMRSRTRIRGYSGGQEGRRSSHYGRSRSRSRSLSPRPRGGRPRSRSYSPAPRRRDDYSASPRGRESHRTKSPIRHPKENEEGKRRSYSPAGRDGDQRDADNDYEKRSPPPDSDGSPSRRRAPARPSSGSPPGSRSRSPDASPARSD
- the LOC100831291 gene encoding puroindoline-B, whose protein sequence is MKITFFLLALLALVASATAFSRYADVRTGQDPHVRGDKGISSEQQCHQEQMKLDSCKDYVTERCTLPGEIPFTKPYKWGKGSCQEVKNQCCQELEKTSSECRCKAVWKMIEGELGGFWGVPQSQVKKVLQAAKNLPSMCNKGEACDIPVANGYYYYYNY